Proteins co-encoded in one Marmota flaviventris isolate mMarFla1 chromosome 9, mMarFla1.hap1, whole genome shotgun sequence genomic window:
- the Kcnj5 gene encoding G protein-activated inward rectifier potassium channel 4, translating into MAGDSRNAMNQDMEIGVTPWDPKKIPKQARDYIPIATDRTRLLAEGKKPRQRYMEKSGKCNVHHGNVQETYRYLSDLFTTLVDLKWRFNLLVFTMVYTITWLFFGFIWWLIAYIRGDLDHVGDQEWIPCVENLSGFVSAFLFSIETETTIGYGFRVITEKCPEGIILLLVQAILGSIVNAFMVGCMFVKISQPKKRAETLMFSNNAVISMRDEKLCLMFRVGDLRNSHIVEASIRAKLIKSRQTKEGEFIPLNQTDINVGFDTGDDRLFLVSPLIISHEINEKSPFWEMSRAQLDQEEFEVVVILEGMVEATGMTCQARSSYMDTEVLWGHRFTPVLTLEKGFYEVDYNTFHDTYETNTPSCCAKELAEMKREGRLHQYLPSPPLVGGHAETAEDVDAEQEEEDKPVGLSVSQETRGSV; encoded by the exons ATGGCTGGTGACTCTAGGAACGCTATGAACCAGGACATGGAGATTGGAGTCACTCCCTGGGACCCCAAGAAGATTCCCAAACAGGCCCGTGATTATATCCCCATTGCCACAGACCGCACCCGTCTGCTGGCAGAAGGCAAGAAGCCCCGGCAGCGCTACATGGAGAAGAGCGGCAAGTGCAATGTGCACCACGGCAACGTCCAGGAAACCTACCGGTACCTGAGCGACCTCTTTACCACCCTGGTGGACCTCAAATGGCGCTTCAATCTGCTTGTCTTCACCATGGTCTACACCATCACATGGTTGTTCTTTGGTTTCATCTGGTGGCTCATTGCTTATATCCGGGGTGATCTGGACCATGTAGGTGACCAAGAGTGGATCCCTTGCGTTGAAAACCTCAGTGGTTTTGTGTCTGCTTTCCTGTTCTCCATTGAGACTGAAACGACCATCGGGTACGGCTTCCGAGTCATCACAGAGAAGTGTCCAGAGGGGATCATACTCCTCCTGGTGCAGGCCATCCTGGGCTCCATCGTCAATGCCTTCATGGTGGGCTGCATGTTTGTCAAGATCAGCCAGCCAAAGAAGAGAGCCGAGACCCTCATGTTTTCCAACAATGCGGTCATCTCCATGCGGGACGAGAAGCTGTGCCTCATGTTCCGAGTGGGGGACCTCCGCAACTCCCACATTGTCGAGGCCTCCATCCGCGCCAAGCTCATCAAGTCACGCCAGACCAAAGAGGGGGAGTTCATCCCCCTGAACCAGACTGACATCAACGTGGGCTTCGACACTGGCGATGACCGTCTCTTCCTGGTGTCTCCACTCATCATCTCACATGAGATCAATGAGAAGAGCCCTTTCTGGGAGATGTCTCGGGCTCAGCTGGATCAGGAGGAGTTTGAAGTCGTGGTCATTCTAGAAGGGATGGTGGAAGCAACAG GCATGACTTGCCAAGCACGAAGCTCTTACATGGATACAGAGGTGCTCTGGGGCCATCGATTCACACCAGTCCTCACTCTGGAAAAGGGCTTCTATGAGGTGGACTACAACACCTTCCATGACACCTATGAGACCAACACACCCAGCTGCTGTGCCAAAGAACTGGCAGAAATGAAACGGGAAGGCCGGCTCCACCAGTACCTCCCTAGCCCTCCCCTAGTAGGGGGCCATGCTGAGACAGCGGAGGATGTGGACGCTGAGCAGGAAGAAGAGGACAAGCCTGTTGGGCTGAGTGTGTCCCAGGAGACCAGGGGCTCAGTGTGA